The proteins below come from a single Zea mays cultivar B73 chromosome 8, Zm-B73-REFERENCE-NAM-5.0, whole genome shotgun sequence genomic window:
- the LOC103635045 gene encoding polygalacturonase At1g48100 yields MEFTVVRTAIVLLLSLAVSSTFLCGGVQGGRHYHYHHTTHTKHNTAHPPSAHAPGPASGRRLPPVSPPPSDSSGYPTPGAAPEPAPAPAAAGTMYDVVKDFGAVGDGVTDDTDALKTAWDTACQDDGDSVVLAAAGYSFLVHTTVFTGPCQGSVTIQLDGAIVAPSDPDTWPANSKRNWLLFYQAHGMSLQGAGLIDGRGQKWWELPCKSHKGQGGSSGHGASCDSPVALRFFMTNNVTVQGLKVQNSPEFHIRFDSCCGVVASGLSISSPALSPNTDGIHVENTEDVLITNTAVSNGDDCVSIGAGTRNMHVENVTCGPGGHGISIGSLGKQGSRACVANVTVRNAVIRHSDNGVRIKTWQGGSGAVSSVSFENVRMDAVRNPIIIDQYYCLSKSCDNATSAVFVSGVSYAGIRGTYDPRTTPIHFGCSDAVPCTNITLSDVELLPASGDSTIDNPFCWNVYGSTATPTVPPVPCLIEGVPRRVDDNSTLKCY; encoded by the exons ATGGAGTTCACCGTCGTCAGGACCGCCATTGTTCTGCTTCTTTCGCTCGCCGTCTCCTCGACCTTCCTCTGCGGAGGCGTCCAGGGCGGCCGCCACTACCACTACCACCACACCACGCACACAAAGCACAACACCGCGCACCCACCGTCCGCCCACGCTCCGGGCCCAGCGAGCGGGAGGCGGCTACCCCCCGTCTCCCCGCCGCCGTCGGACTCGAGCGGCTACCCGACGCCTGGCGCCGCGCCGGAGCCAGCGCCGGCCCCCGCGGCAGCCGGCACCATGTACGACGTCGTCAAGGACTTCGGCGCCGTCGGGGACGGCGTGACGGACGACACCGACGCCCTCAAGACCGCGTGGGACACCGCGTGCCAGGACGACGGGGACAGCGTCGTGCTCGCCGCCGCCGGGTACTCGTTTCTCGTGCACACCACCGTCTTCACCGGCCCGTGCCAGGGGAGCGTCACGATTCAG CTCGACGGGGCGATCGTGGCGCCGAGCGACCCCGACACGTGGCCGGCCAACAGCAAGCGCAACTGGCTGCTGTTCTACCAGGCCCACGGCATGTCGCTGCAGGGCGCCGGCCTCATCGACGGCAGGGGCCAGAAGTGGTGGGAGCTCCCCTGCAAGTCTCACAAGGGCCAGGGTGGATCAAGCGGCCACGGTGCATCCTGCGACAGCCCAGTG GCGCTGAGGTTTTTCATGACCAACAACGTGACGGTACAAGGCCTCAAGGTGCAGAACAGCCCCGAGTTCCACATCCGGTTCGACAGCTGCTGCGGCGTGGTCGCCAGCGGCCTGTCCATCAGCTCCCCGGCGCTGAGCCCCAACACGGACGGCATCCACGTCGAGAACACCGAGGACGTCCTCATCACCAACACCGCCGTCTCCAACGGCGACGACTGCGTCTCCATCGGCGCCGGCACCCGCAACATGCACGTCGAGAACGTCACCTGCGGGCCCGGCGGCCACGGCATCAGCATCGGGAGCCTGGGCAAGCAGGGCTCGCGGGCGTGCGTGGCAAACGTCACGGTGCGCAACGCGGTCATCCGCCACTCGGACAACGGCGTCCGGATCAAGACGTGGCAGGGCGGCTCCGGCGCCGTCTCCTCCGTCTCCTTCGAGAACGTGCGCATGGACGCCGTGCGCAACCCCATCATCATCGACCAGTACTACTGCCTCTCCAAGAGCTGCGACAACGCCACCTCCGCGGTCTTCGTCTCCGGCGTCTCCTACGCCGGCATCCGGGGCACCTACGACCCGCGCACCACGCCCATCCACTTCGGATGCAGCGACGCCGTGCCGTGCACCAACATCACGCTCTCCGACGTCGAGCTTCTCCCCGCGTCCGGCGACAGTACCATCGACAACCCCTTCTGCTGGAACGTGTACGGCAGCACCGCCACGCCCACGGTGCCGCCGGTGCCATGCCTCATAGAAGGCGTGCCCAGGAGAGTCGACGATAACAGCACCCTCAAATGCTACTAG